CGCGGCTGTCCTCTCCTACATCCGTACAGAATGGGGTAATTTAGCTGTGCCCATTACCTCACAGAAGGTAGCAATAATCCGAAAGAGTGTGCTGCGCACTCAACCTTGGACATGGAATGAACTATACAGGGTCAGCCGATTCCATCAAGAGGGTGAAAGACGCAATGCAAACAACGAAAAGAAAGGGACGTGGGAACGCCGGGATTAGTGAAGGATTAACCTTTTTCTCCTCCCCAGACTTCGATTCAGCGCTCATTTGCGCTCACTTCTTGCTTCTTCACTCACATAAAGGAAAAACAGGCATGGCAGGCAATACCACTCTCTTATAGCCACAAGCTGACCCAGGCCGCTATTGCCCCCGTCGACCATCACTGATGCCTGAGTCAGGGAACTAATCAGGCCCCTGAGGAATTTTATTTTTCGTAGGGCATTACCAAACGCCGCTTGGCAAATGTCTGTTGGCAAAATGCTTCTCCTGAGGCTGCTTGAATGACTAGCCTAGAGAGTTCTATCGCTGAGTGAGTAATTCCCGATTTTCCAAAGAGGGCCACTTTTTCTGGTCCGGAGCCTTTCGAGAGCACCATTGAGGGATAAAAACTACATAAAAATAAAAGCACAGAACACACGCCACCACGATCTATTTTGCTGAAGCAGTTGCGCGGTACAGGACTCGAACCTGTGACCACTACCGTGTCAAGGTAGCACTCTACCACTGAGCTAACCGCGCTTTTTACTAAAAACCATGCAATGGCCAATTAAACTGTGTCGCTCATAGTTGATTAATAGGCCTTGCGGTATGCAGAAAGAAGGGGAGGCAAGCACCTACGGTAGACTAAAATTCTCTGTAGGGCAACCATCGGTAGAGTATCACATAAACAAGAACACCAGTTACGGAAACGTACAGCCAGATTGGCAAAGTCCACTTAGCAATGCGACGGTGCTTATCAAAGCGAGAATAAATTGCTGGCATTAGTGTTAGAATAACCAACGGAGGGACACTAAATGCTAGTGCCACGTGAGAAGTCAGTAAGGCGAAATAGGTAGGCCGCATGATTCCTGTAGCAGTAAAACGTGTGATTGCTTGTGTATTAAAGTGGTAAATAAGATAGGAAATAAGAAATACGGTAGAAGTAACAGTAGCCATAAGCATACTGATTACGTGTAATTTCTTGCGTTTGAGATAGATGAACAACCACCCCACTATAACAAATATACCACTAATAAGGTTAAGAAGAGCATTAATAGCAGGTAGTTTCTGAATATTCACGGAATTAGTTTATAGCGAATTCTTGCTCCAATCCGCAGATATCCTTGATAACTTGAGTAATTACCTCTGGATTCATGCTATTATGGATAGCACGAATGTGTCCGTGAGGATCAATAAGGACCAACTGGGTAGAGTGGATAGGTAGTCCTAGCCTGGAATTGTGACCAACAGCCTGGTACATACCATTTACCACAAGTGCCTCTACTTTTGCCCTCGGGCCAGTGAGAAAGAGCCACCTTTTGGAATCCGCACGAAAACTCTCTGCATATCTGGATAGGATCGTTGGTGTATCGTAGTCTGGATCTACTGTAATACTCACTAATTTTGCTCGATTCCTCTCTCTGAGCATCTTGCCCAGTTTAGCCATACGAGTGGTGATAGTTGGACACGGTCCCTGGCAACGCGTGAAGATGAAGGCTGCAACCCAAATATCCCCCCTTAAGTCCTTTAGAGTAACCATCTTTCCTTCCTGGTTGAAAAGCTGAAACTCTGGTACACTCCCATAGTCCTGCAGGACTTTCCTCCGGCTGGAAAGAAGAGCGTAACGCATACCCACGAAGGTTATCCCTACAATAATTAGCGACCAGAAGAGGTGAGAAAATTTGTGGGATATAGCAACACTTTTCATTGAATGACAAAGTCTGCCAAAGTCTAGTGGTGAGACCAAAATTTGCTAGCTTCGATTATCCTCTTAGGAGGATCTTATCTTTTTGTAGCCAGTAAGGCCCCGAGAAGTAATGGGAGGTAGAGGATAGAGGAAAGAAAAAGAGCACGGGCGTTAGCATGGGAGCGCTTCTGCGTGAATCTCGATGCTTGGAAAACTAGCCAACTGCCTAGAGGCAACGCAAGAAGGAGGTAAAATATGGTGTTGAGTCCAGCTGCAACAGGGAGAAGTGAGACTACCAAGAGAAGGATGGCATAAACCAGCGCCTGAAAAGAAGTAGCTACCCCGGAGCTATCTTTCTTGGATAACATGACAAATCCTGCTCTGGTATACTGGTTGCGGTATGTCCAGGCTAAAGCGAGAAAATGAGGTACCTGCCAGAGCCACAATATGGCAAAGAGGAAACATCCTTCTATTCCAACTCGTCCCTGTGCTGCTGTGCAGCCGATTAGAGGGGGCAACGCCCCAGACACGGCTCCCACCAGAGTGTTTAAAGAAGTAGTTCTCTTTAGCGGAGTATAAAGAAGAAGGTAGCTGGCTACGGTAAAAACTGCGAAAGCCGCACTTAGTCTATTTACAAGTAAGAGTAGAATGACGATGCCAGCAAGAGAAAATAAAATCCCTCCAGCAAGAACCCCAGAAGGGTGGAACCGCCCTCCCGGTAGCGGTCGATTACGAGTACGTTCCATGCAGGCATCCCATTCTCGCTCCCACCATTGATTTAACGCGGCGACTCCGCCAGCGCTTAGCGCGGTACCAACAAGTGTAATGAGCAGCGTTCTATAGGGCAATGCAACGTCATGCCTCCCCATCAGAAATCCAACGAGGGTGGTAAGGAGAACTAAAAGGCACAGGCGGGTCTTGACTAGTAAACTAAAGTCATAGGCAAGCTCCCGCCATTTTGCTAAACCGATGAGGCTGGATTGCAACATGCGTCAGAACTGGCCGAGCGACTCAAGGGGAACTATCGTGGGCACAGAATAACCGAAACGTTAATTGTACTCCTAGAAAAAAGGCTAGCGCCCCAACGCTCACATGCGCGGTGGCAACATCCGCTGCCTTGTTTGACCAGATTGTCCACATCCCAAGCCCTATTTGGATAGCAACTAAAAGCGCCCAAACTTTCCCCCATCGGTTAATCGGATAGGTATAGCGGGCTAGCCACGCAAACGCGACCACTCCTGCAAACGTGAGGGTGGCAAGGGCTCGATGTACCATCTGAAGGGCAATCTGAGTTGCACTAGTAGCTGCTTGTCCCTGCAACGCACGTAAATCATTAATCTGAGCAATGGAAACGGAATCCAGTGGCGGCCACCACCTTCCATAGGCGGTGGGGAAGTCCGGAATGGAGAGCCCAGTGTGGGCGTGGCGCATACTGGCAGCTACCATCAGCTGGGTGAAAATTACTCCGGTCACTATCATAGCCACCCACTTCAGTTCCTTGAAGATGCAGAAGCTAGTATACTCTCCAGAGAGAAATGAGGCACTTGTCACTACTGCTAGGATGCCCAGGAGACTTAAGAAAGATTGTGCAACCGTCCCATGAAAAATACCCATTAAGTTCGCATTGAGGGTGACTCGAAGCCCTCCCAAAATTCCTTGAAAAATTACACTGACACAGGCCAAAATGGCCATAACGCGGACCCAGCGACGCCTTT
This DNA window, taken from Candidatus Xiphinematobacter sp., encodes the following:
- a CDS encoding DUF420 domain-containing protein, which produces MNIQKLPAINALLNLISGIFVIVGWLFIYLKRKKLHVISMLMATVTSTVFLISYLIYHFNTQAITRFTATGIMRPTYFALLTSHVALAFSVPPLVILTLMPAIYSRFDKHRRIAKWTLPIWLYVSVTGVLVYVILYRWLPYREF
- a CDS encoding SCO family protein codes for the protein MRYALLSSRRKVLQDYGSVPEFQLFNQEGKMVTLKDLRGDIWVAAFIFTRCQGPCPTITTRMAKLGKMLRERNRAKLVSITVDPDYDTPTILSRYAESFRADSKRWLFLTGPRAKVEALVVNGMYQAVGHNSRLGLPIHSTQLVLIDPHGHIRAIHNSMNPEVITQVIKDICGLEQEFAIN
- the cyoE gene encoding protoheme IX farnesyltransferase; this translates as MLQSSLIGLAKWRELAYDFSLLVKTRLCLLVLLTTLVGFLMGRHDVALPYRTLLITLVGTALSAGGVAALNQWWEREWDACMERTRNRPLPGGRFHPSGVLAGGILFSLAGIVILLLLVNRLSAAFAVFTVASYLLLYTPLKRTTSLNTLVGAVSGALPPLIGCTAAQGRVGIEGCFLFAILWLWQVPHFLALAWTYRNQYTRAGFVMLSKKDSSGVATSFQALVYAILLLVVSLLPVAAGLNTIFYLLLALPLGSWLVFQASRFTQKRSHANARALFLSSILYLPLLLGALLATKR
- a CDS encoding COX15/CtaA family protein, producing the protein MNRCLHLLIVIATVCTFVLICSGGLVTSKSAGMSVPDWPTTYGYNMFLFPISRWTGGILYEHTHRLFASAVGLLTLLLTACVLAVERRRWVRVMAILACVSVIFQGILGGLRVTLNANLMGIFHGTVAQSFLSLLGILAVVTSASFLSGEYTSFCIFKELKWVAMIVTGVIFTQLMVAASMRHAHTGLSIPDFPTAYGRWWPPLDSVSIAQINDLRALQGQAATSATQIALQMVHRALATLTFAGVVAFAWLARYTYPINRWGKVWALLVAIQIGLGMWTIWSNKAADVATAHVSVGALAFFLGVQLTFRLFCAHDSSP